A genomic stretch from Candidatus Baltobacteraceae bacterium includes:
- the paaB gene encoding 1,2-phenylacetyl-CoA epoxidase subunit PaaB, which yields MSTPWPLWEIFVRSENGLAHKHVGSLHAPDAEMAVRNARDLYTRRNEGVSIWVVKSSDIVATDPAESEALFEPSEDKAYRHATFYKVPEGVKNL from the coding sequence GTGAGCACGCCGTGGCCGCTCTGGGAGATCTTCGTGCGCAGCGAAAACGGCCTCGCCCACAAACACGTCGGCAGCCTGCACGCACCCGACGCGGAGATGGCGGTGCGCAACGCGCGCGATCTCTACACGCGCCGCAATGAGGGCGTGAGCATCTGGGTCGTGAAGTCGAGCGACATCGTCGCGACCGACCCGGCCGAGAGCGAGGCGCTCTTCGAGCCCTCGGAAGACAAGGCGTATCGCCACGCGACCTTTTACAAAGTCCCCGAGGGGGTGAAAAACCTCTGA
- the paaZ gene encoding phenylacetic acid degradation bifunctional protein PaaZ: MKLRSYVAGAWYEAPDGYTEVVSAVDGHTVAQVSSRGIDFQRVLDHARRVGGPAVRALTFHQRADLIKRLALHLNEHKERFYELSFDTGATRKDGFVDIDGGVMTLFSFASKARRELPDGRVAVDGPVEPLSKGGTFAGRHIMTPLRGAAVHINAYNFPCWGMLEKLAPAIIAGVPAIVKPATQSAYVAHAVFEEIVASGVLPEGSVQLVAGSLGDLLERLTGQDVVSFTGSAQTAVKLQQIRAISENSVRFIAERDSLNAAILGSDVTPDAPEFDLFVKEVAREITTKAGQRCTCIRRAIVPRALMDAVQRALAARLDRAVLGDPRSERVTMGALVSRGQRDDVLAAIKELAQEALVVYGDLDAAPPVVDADAQVGAFLSPVVLRCDRPLQFRRVHSVEAFGPVTTLMAYDTLDEAIEIVNRGEGSLVASVFSYDTATADALVLGIAPFHGRVLVVDRDDAKEQTGHGSPLAPLVHGGPGRAGGGEEMGGIRGVFHYMQRTAVQGTPQRLATVSGVWNPGAAETQTASHPFEHAFEDLNVGETFYTGTREITLADIERFAEFTGDAFYAHMDEAAAKASPFFEGRVAHGYLVLSFAAGLFVRPQLGPVLANYGLEDLRFLKPVYPGDAMRVRLTVKEKTPRKPEYGEVRWSVTVFNQNDEVAATYDLLTMNATRAHVPALEVV, from the coding sequence ATGAAACTTCGCAGCTATGTTGCCGGAGCCTGGTACGAGGCGCCGGACGGGTACACCGAGGTCGTCTCGGCGGTCGACGGGCACACGGTTGCCCAGGTCTCGAGCCGCGGAATCGATTTCCAGCGGGTACTCGACCACGCGCGGCGCGTCGGCGGACCGGCTGTGCGTGCGCTGACCTTCCACCAGCGGGCCGATCTGATCAAACGCCTCGCCCTTCATCTGAACGAGCACAAGGAACGCTTCTACGAGCTTTCCTTCGATACGGGCGCGACCCGCAAGGACGGTTTCGTCGATATCGACGGCGGCGTGATGACCCTCTTCTCGTTCGCGTCGAAGGCACGGCGCGAACTTCCCGACGGACGCGTCGCGGTCGACGGTCCGGTCGAGCCGCTCTCGAAAGGCGGCACGTTCGCCGGTCGTCACATCATGACGCCGCTGCGCGGCGCGGCCGTGCACATCAACGCCTACAATTTCCCGTGCTGGGGCATGCTCGAAAAGCTCGCGCCCGCGATTATCGCGGGCGTTCCGGCGATCGTCAAACCCGCCACGCAGTCGGCGTACGTCGCCCACGCCGTCTTCGAAGAGATCGTCGCGTCGGGCGTTCTGCCCGAGGGAAGCGTGCAGCTCGTCGCCGGCAGTCTCGGCGACCTGCTCGAGCGGCTGACCGGTCAAGACGTCGTTTCGTTCACCGGCTCCGCGCAGACGGCGGTGAAATTACAGCAGATTCGCGCGATCTCGGAGAACAGCGTGCGCTTCATCGCCGAACGCGATTCGCTCAACGCGGCGATTCTCGGCTCGGACGTGACGCCGGATGCGCCCGAGTTCGACCTGTTCGTGAAAGAAGTGGCGCGCGAGATCACGACCAAAGCCGGTCAGCGCTGCACCTGCATCCGGCGCGCGATCGTGCCGCGCGCATTGATGGACGCGGTGCAGAGGGCGCTTGCGGCGCGGCTCGATCGCGCCGTGCTCGGTGATCCGCGCAGCGAACGGGTGACGATGGGAGCGCTGGTGAGCCGCGGACAGCGCGACGACGTGCTCGCCGCGATAAAAGAACTCGCGCAAGAAGCGCTCGTCGTCTACGGCGACCTCGATGCAGCGCCGCCGGTCGTCGATGCCGATGCGCAAGTCGGCGCATTCCTTTCGCCGGTGGTGCTGCGGTGCGACCGTCCACTGCAATTCCGGCGCGTGCATAGCGTGGAAGCCTTCGGACCGGTCACGACGCTGATGGCCTACGACACGCTCGACGAGGCGATCGAAATCGTCAACCGCGGCGAAGGCAGCTTGGTCGCGTCGGTGTTTTCCTACGATACCGCGACCGCGGATGCGCTGGTGCTCGGCATCGCGCCGTTCCACGGACGCGTGCTCGTGGTCGATCGGGATGATGCGAAGGAGCAGACCGGTCACGGCTCACCGCTTGCGCCGCTCGTGCACGGCGGTCCGGGCCGCGCCGGCGGCGGCGAAGAGATGGGCGGCATTCGCGGCGTCTTCCATTACATGCAGCGCACCGCCGTGCAGGGCACGCCGCAGCGACTCGCAACGGTCAGCGGCGTCTGGAATCCGGGCGCGGCCGAAACGCAAACCGCAAGTCATCCGTTCGAGCACGCGTTCGAAGATCTGAACGTCGGTGAAACGTTCTACACTGGGACCCGTGAGATCACGCTCGCGGACATCGAGCGCTTCGCGGAGTTTACCGGCGATGCGTTCTACGCCCACATGGACGAGGCGGCGGCGAAGGCCAGCCCCTTCTTCGAAGGGCGCGTGGCGCACGGCTACCTCGTGCTCTCGTTCGCGGCAGGTCTGTTCGTGCGGCCGCAGCTCGGCCCGGTGCTCGCCAACTACGGACTCGAAGACCTGCGCTTCCTCAAGCCGGTGTACCCCGGCGATGCGATGCGCGTGCGATTGACGGTCAAAGAGAAGACGCCGCGCAAACCCGAGTACGGCGAAGTCCGCTGGTCGGTGACCGTCTTCAATCAAAACGACGAAGTCGCCGCCACCTACGATTTGCTCACGATGAACGCGACCCGCGCGCACGTGCCCGCACTCGAGGTCGTGTGA
- the paaA gene encoding 1,2-phenylacetyl-CoA epoxidase subunit PaaA, with translation MYTSISDGIVGGAGQSDEREGAFNERLDRSVKVEPNDWMPEAYRKTLTRQISQHAHSEIVGMLPEGNWITRAPSLLRKLILLAKVQDEAGHGLYLYSAAETLGTARDAMVEALLNGKAKYSSIFNYPTLTWADVGAIGWLVDGAAIINQIPLTRCSYGPYARAMVRICKEESFHQRQGFDVMWKLAHGTPEQHAMAQNALDRWWWPSVMMFGPPDSASPHNEQSMRWKIKLFTNDELRQKFIDQTVPQADRLGLTIPDPDLRWNEETKHYEIGAIDWDEFYRVIKGEGPCNRERLQARIDAWEEGAWVREAAAEHARKRGNTHAAGIPA, from the coding sequence ATGTACACCTCCATTTCCGACGGCATCGTGGGCGGAGCCGGTCAGAGCGACGAGCGCGAAGGCGCATTCAACGAGCGGCTCGATCGCAGCGTCAAAGTCGAACCCAACGATTGGATGCCCGAGGCGTACCGTAAGACGCTCACGCGCCAGATTTCTCAGCACGCGCATTCCGAGATCGTCGGCATGCTGCCGGAAGGCAACTGGATCACGCGTGCGCCCTCGCTGCTGCGCAAGCTGATCTTGCTCGCCAAGGTGCAAGACGAAGCCGGGCATGGCCTCTATCTCTACAGCGCGGCCGAAACGCTCGGTACGGCGCGCGATGCGATGGTCGAAGCGCTGCTGAACGGCAAGGCGAAATACTCGAGCATCTTCAACTATCCGACGCTGACCTGGGCCGACGTCGGCGCGATCGGCTGGCTGGTCGACGGCGCCGCGATCATCAACCAGATTCCGCTCACCCGCTGCTCGTACGGTCCCTACGCCCGCGCGATGGTCCGTATCTGCAAAGAAGAAAGCTTCCATCAGCGCCAAGGCTTCGACGTGATGTGGAAACTCGCGCACGGCACGCCCGAGCAGCACGCGATGGCGCAGAACGCGCTGGACCGCTGGTGGTGGCCCTCGGTGATGATGTTCGGGCCGCCCGACTCGGCTTCGCCGCACAACGAGCAGTCGATGCGTTGGAAGATCAAGCTCTTCACCAACGACGAACTGCGGCAGAAGTTCATCGACCAAACCGTGCCGCAGGCGGATCGGTTGGGTTTGACGATTCCCGATCCCGATTTGCGGTGGAACGAGGAAACGAAGCATTACGAGATCGGCGCGATCGACTGGGACGAGTTCTACCGCGTGATCAAGGGCGAAGGACCGTGCAACCGCGAGCGGCTGCAGGCGCGGATCGACGCGTGGGAAGAGGGTGCTTGGGTGCGCGAAGCCGCGGCCGAGCACGCGCGTAAGCGTGGGAATACCCACGCCGCGGGTATTCCCGCGTGA
- the paaI gene encoding hydroxyphenylacetyl-CoA thioesterase PaaI gives MSVEEAQDLAERCAQAMFARDRASHAAGMTIDAVAPGYAKLSMTLLPEMINGHQTAHGGAIFTLADSAFAFACNSRNVASVAQHCSISYLSPGREGERLVVECRETNLTGRFGIYDATITGGDGRVVAIFRGYSAAVRGNVLERGEPW, from the coding sequence ATGAGCGTCGAGGAAGCGCAAGATTTGGCCGAACGCTGCGCGCAAGCGATGTTCGCGCGCGATCGCGCCTCGCACGCCGCGGGGATGACGATCGACGCGGTTGCACCGGGTTACGCGAAGCTTTCTATGACGCTGCTGCCGGAGATGATCAACGGCCATCAGACCGCGCACGGCGGCGCGATCTTCACCCTGGCCGATTCGGCGTTTGCGTTCGCGTGCAATTCGCGCAACGTCGCGTCGGTTGCGCAGCACTGCTCGATCTCCTACCTCAGCCCGGGACGGGAGGGTGAGCGGCTGGTGGTCGAATGCCGCGAAACGAATCTGACCGGACGGTTCGGCATCTACGACGCGACGATTACCGGCGGCGACGGACGCGTGGTCGCCATTTTTCGCGGTTATTCGGCCGCGGTTCGCGGCAACGTGCTCGAGAGAGGGGAACCTTGGTGA
- the paaD gene encoding 1,2-phenylacetyl-CoA epoxidase subunit PaaD, translated as MVTSPARLWELLDAVPDPELPAVTITDLGIVREIREDAGEVVVALTPTYSGCPATAMIEESVRDALHERGVDRVRIERRLAPAWTTDWITPRGRTRLHEHGIVPPSGTLADGPIVTAIVRCPQCASTNTSELSRFGSTPCKALYRCNDCREPFDYVKPH; from the coding sequence ATGGTGACGTCGCCGGCGCGGTTGTGGGAATTGCTCGATGCGGTTCCCGATCCCGAGTTGCCCGCGGTCACGATCACCGATCTCGGCATCGTGCGCGAGATCCGCGAGGATGCAGGCGAGGTGGTCGTGGCGCTGACACCGACCTATTCGGGCTGTCCGGCGACGGCAATGATCGAGGAGAGTGTCCGCGACGCGCTGCACGAGCGCGGCGTCGATCGCGTGCGCATCGAGCGCCGCCTCGCACCCGCGTGGACGACCGATTGGATCACCCCTCGCGGCCGCACGCGCTTGCACGAACACGGCATCGTCCCTCCCTCGGGGACCCTCGCCGACGGCCCGATCGTAACGGCGATCGTGCGCTGTCCGCAGTGCGCGTCGACCAACACGAGCGAACTGAGCCGCTTCGGCTCGACGCCGTGCAAGGCGCTCTATCGCTGCAACGATTGCCGCGAACCCTTCGACTACGTGAAGCCGCACTAA
- a CDS encoding 2Fe-2S iron-sulfur cluster-binding protein, which produces MEFYRLPVWHVRKDTRDAVVVEFTVPEDLRETFAFTQGQYLTLRAAIGDEEHRRSYSICANPRSGRLRVAIKRVDDGVFSSWAHGSLQVGDELEVAAPQGRFFVPLDAQAQRSYLAVAAGSGITPVLSLIETTLECEPHSSFTLVYGNRSASTTMFREELQRLKDRYLDRLALIFVTSRERQDIDAFNGRIDRERMLTLCRGWIDLDATDYVFICGPESMMEGVVAALDEREFPRERTIVERFATDGAAARERRERARNQPERIVHASVVLDGTARTFEIRKDTETVLEAGLRQGIDLPFSCKGGVCSSCRAQLTAGEVDMDVHFALEDYEVRSGVILMCQSHPVSEELTLDVDAIAAQLV; this is translated from the coding sequence ATGGAGTTCTACCGTCTGCCGGTGTGGCACGTTCGCAAGGACACACGCGACGCGGTCGTGGTGGAATTCACCGTGCCCGAAGATTTGCGTGAGACGTTCGCGTTCACGCAGGGGCAGTACCTGACGCTGCGCGCCGCGATCGGCGACGAGGAGCATCGGCGTTCGTATTCGATCTGCGCCAACCCGCGCTCAGGACGGTTGCGCGTGGCGATCAAACGCGTCGATGACGGCGTCTTCTCGAGCTGGGCGCACGGATCGTTGCAGGTGGGCGATGAGCTCGAAGTCGCTGCGCCGCAGGGCCGCTTCTTCGTTCCGCTCGACGCGCAGGCGCAGCGCAGCTATCTGGCGGTCGCGGCCGGCAGCGGCATCACGCCGGTGCTCTCGCTGATCGAGACGACGCTCGAGTGCGAACCGCACAGTAGCTTCACGCTCGTGTACGGAAACCGCTCGGCGTCGACGACGATGTTTCGCGAGGAGCTGCAGCGTCTCAAGGACCGCTACCTGGATCGTCTCGCGCTGATCTTCGTGACCAGCCGCGAGCGGCAGGATATCGACGCATTCAACGGCCGCATCGATCGCGAGCGGATGCTCACGCTCTGCCGCGGCTGGATCGATCTCGACGCGACCGACTACGTCTTCATCTGCGGACCGGAATCGATGATGGAGGGGGTCGTGGCGGCGCTGGACGAACGCGAGTTTCCGCGCGAGCGCACGATCGTGGAGCGCTTCGCAACCGACGGCGCCGCCGCTCGGGAACGCCGCGAACGGGCGCGCAATCAGCCCGAGCGAATCGTGCACGCCAGCGTCGTGCTCGACGGAACGGCGCGGACATTCGAGATCCGCAAGGATACGGAAACCGTGCTCGAAGCAGGCTTGCGGCAAGGGATCGACTTGCCGTTTTCGTGCAAGGGCGGCGTCTGTTCGTCGTGCCGCGCGCAGCTGACCGCGGGAGAGGTGGATATGGACGTGCATTTCGCGCTCGAAGACTACGAAGTGCGCAGCGGGGTAATTCTGATGTGCCAGAGCCATCCGGTCTCGGAGGAACTCACGCTCGACGTCGACGCGATCGCGGCACAGCTCGTATGA
- the pcaF gene encoding 3-oxoadipyl-CoA thiolase, whose product MNGTSAFICDGVRTPIGRYGGSLAAVRTDNLAALPIVALLERNQLLDPAAIDDVYMGCANQAGEDNRNVARMAALLAGLPERVPGATINRLCGSGMDAVACAARAIAAGDIDLAIAGGVESMTRAPFVMPKSAAPFTRENALFDTTIGWRFVNPAMKERYGIDSMPETAENVAAEFNVSRADQDAFALRSQQRAAAAIDSGRLAREIVGVAVRNGKATVMVERDEHPRETSLEKLAALPAPFRPGGTVTAGNASGINDGAAALIIASERAVERFGLKPRARVTAASTAGVAPRVMGIGPIFATRKLLARTGLTLSDFDVIELNEAFAAQALATMRELGLPDDAEHVNPNGGAIALGHPLGMSGARLVLTATLELTERGAKRALATMCIGVGQGIALAVERV is encoded by the coding sequence GTGAACGGGACTTCGGCTTTTATCTGCGACGGCGTGCGCACGCCGATCGGACGCTACGGCGGCAGTCTGGCCGCGGTGCGGACCGATAATCTTGCGGCGCTTCCGATCGTCGCGCTGCTGGAGCGCAATCAGCTGCTCGATCCCGCTGCCATCGATGACGTGTACATGGGATGCGCCAATCAAGCCGGTGAGGACAACCGCAACGTCGCGCGCATGGCCGCGCTGCTCGCCGGCCTGCCCGAGCGCGTTCCCGGAGCGACGATCAACCGGCTGTGCGGTTCAGGCATGGACGCGGTCGCGTGCGCGGCGCGCGCGATCGCCGCGGGTGACATCGATTTGGCGATCGCGGGCGGCGTCGAAAGCATGACGCGCGCGCCGTTCGTTATGCCCAAGTCCGCGGCGCCGTTCACCCGCGAGAACGCGCTGTTCGATACGACGATCGGCTGGCGCTTCGTCAATCCGGCGATGAAGGAGCGCTACGGCATCGACAGCATGCCCGAGACGGCCGAAAACGTCGCTGCCGAATTCAACGTGAGCCGTGCCGATCAAGACGCGTTCGCCCTGCGCTCGCAGCAGCGCGCGGCTGCCGCCATCGACTCGGGGCGGCTGGCTCGCGAGATCGTCGGCGTTGCGGTGCGAAACGGAAAAGCGACGGTGATGGTCGAGCGCGACGAACATCCGCGCGAAACCTCACTCGAGAAACTCGCGGCGCTGCCGGCGCCCTTTCGCCCCGGCGGGACGGTGACCGCCGGCAACGCGTCCGGCATCAACGATGGAGCGGCGGCCTTGATTATCGCCTCGGAACGCGCCGTCGAGCGCTTCGGGTTGAAGCCGCGCGCCCGCGTCACGGCCGCGTCGACGGCCGGCGTGGCGCCGCGCGTCATGGGCATCGGTCCGATTTTCGCAACCCGGAAATTGCTTGCGCGGACGGGTCTGACGCTGAGCGACTTCGACGTCATCGAACTCAATGAGGCCTTTGCCGCGCAAGCACTCGCGACGATGCGTGAACTGGGCTTGCCGGACGATGCCGAGCACGTCAATCCGAACGGCGGTGCGATCGCGCTCGGTCATCCGCTGGGCATGAGCGGCGCG
- a CDS encoding enoyl-CoA hydratase-related protein gives MSAVQVARDAGILRVTLNRPEKLNAIDAALAGELRAAFEQAAGEANVRVVLLTGAGRAFCAGQDLADPGVAPGSDLGATIERCYNPVVRAMRALPKPILARVNGVAAGAGANLAFAADIVVAARSASFIESFSRIGLLPDSGGTWMLPRLFGRARAVALAMLGERISAEQAHAWGAIWSVVDDAELDETCEMLARTLAQAPTAALGAIKTAIDAGAGSTLEAALERECGLQRVLGATGDYREGVEAFAAKRAPQFQGR, from the coding sequence ATGAGCGCCGTGCAAGTCGCGCGCGACGCCGGCATCCTGCGCGTCACGCTGAATCGCCCCGAGAAACTCAACGCGATCGACGCGGCGCTGGCCGGCGAACTGCGCGCGGCGTTCGAGCAAGCCGCGGGCGAGGCGAACGTGCGCGTCGTGCTCTTGACCGGCGCGGGACGTGCGTTTTGTGCGGGGCAGGATCTCGCGGATCCGGGTGTCGCGCCGGGGAGCGATTTGGGCGCGACGATCGAGCGCTGCTACAATCCGGTCGTCCGCGCGATGCGCGCCTTGCCCAAGCCGATCCTCGCGCGGGTGAACGGCGTCGCTGCGGGCGCCGGCGCGAACCTCGCTTTCGCCGCCGATATCGTCGTGGCGGCGCGCTCGGCCTCGTTCATCGAGTCGTTCTCGCGGATCGGCTTGCTGCCGGATTCGGGCGGCACTTGGATGCTGCCGCGCCTCTTCGGACGGGCGCGCGCGGTCGCGCTCGCAATGCTCGGCGAACGGATCAGCGCGGAGCAGGCCCACGCATGGGGCGCGATTTGGTCGGTGGTCGACGACGCCGAATTGGACGAAACGTGCGAGATGCTGGCGCGTACGCTCGCGCAGGCGCCGACCGCCGCGCTCGGTGCGATCAAAACGGCGATCGACGCCGGCGCGGGTTCGACGCTCGAGGCCGCGCTCGAACGCGAATGCGGGCTGCAGCGCGTGCTGGGCGCAACCGGCGATTATCGCGAAGGCGTCGAGGCCTTTGCCGCCAAGCGCGCGCCGCAGTTCCAAGGCCGATGA
- the paaC gene encoding 1,2-phenylacetyl-CoA epoxidase subunit PaaC, with amino-acid sequence MGHPEVRAERASKGEYVLRFGDSALVLAQRCAAWVAHAPVMEEDVALANVALDLFGQAKLWLEYAAEIENQGRDADALVFQRDAGDYRNALLVEQPNGNFADTIVRGFFYDAWAALALGALARSNDEHIAAIAVKSAKETAYHLRRSEDWLVRLGDGTELSHARAQHAVDALWRFTGELFIGDDLDAEMTQRGIGFDPAPLREAWLAYIAPVFASATLTRPGDGWMQRGGKQGRHTEALSYLLAEMQVLPRSFPGATW; translated from the coding sequence ATGGGTCATCCTGAGGTGCGAGCGGAGCGAGCCTCGAAGGGCGAATATGTCCTGCGTTTCGGCGACTCGGCGCTGGTGCTGGCGCAGCGCTGCGCTGCCTGGGTTGCGCACGCACCGGTCATGGAAGAGGATGTCGCGCTGGCCAACGTCGCGCTCGATCTGTTCGGTCAAGCCAAACTCTGGCTCGAGTACGCGGCCGAGATCGAGAACCAGGGACGCGACGCCGATGCGCTGGTTTTTCAGCGCGACGCGGGCGATTATCGTAACGCGCTGCTCGTTGAGCAACCCAACGGGAACTTCGCCGACACGATCGTGCGGGGATTTTTCTACGACGCCTGGGCCGCTCTCGCACTCGGTGCGCTGGCGCGATCGAACGACGAACACATCGCCGCGATCGCCGTGAAATCGGCGAAGGAAACGGCCTATCACCTGCGGCGCAGCGAGGATTGGCTCGTGCGGCTCGGCGATGGGACCGAGCTCAGCCACGCGCGCGCACAGCACGCGGTCGACGCGTTGTGGCGCTTCACCGGTGAGCTCTTCATCGGCGACGATCTCGACGCCGAGATGACGCAGCGCGGCATCGGGTTCGATCCGGCGCCGCTGCGTGAGGCGTGGCTGGCCTACATCGCCCCGGTTTTCGCGAGCGCGACGCTGACGCGGCCGGGCGACGGTTGGATGCAGCGCGGCGGCAAGCAAGGGCGTCATACCGAAGCGTTGAGCTATCTGCTGGCCGAGATGCAAGTGCTCCCGCGTAGCTTCCCGGGTGCGACATGGTGA